A portion of the Bifidobacterium bifidum ATCC 29521 = JCM 1255 = DSM 20456 genome contains these proteins:
- a CDS encoding DEAD/DEAH box helicase: MADTEHYGSLGALAPAWDEGERNIDTDEIYERFFGWVADVKGVEPWPHQEEAIMDLLAGDHVILNTPTGSGKSLVALGMHFAALCTGRRSYYTAPIKALVSEKFFDLVEVFGRDNVGMLTGDTHINADAPIICCTAEILANQALREGRRADVGCVAMDEFHYYGDSERGWAWQVPLLTLPDTQFLLMSATLGNVDAIADKLEDMTDTDVDVIADAPRPVPLTYEYTLDPLEKTVELAFRKGETPIYVVHFSQDAALDTAQSLASTGVSSKEQRQAIAEAIKGVKFTTAFGKILQRLLRTGVGIHHAGMLPRYRRLVEQLAQQGLLPVICGTDTLGVGINVPIHSVVLTALTKFDGTKMRRLRAREFHQIAGRAGRMGFDTEGLVVAEAPEYEIENAKAVVKAGNDPKKLKKVKRKKAPEGFVTWNQSTFDKLIDAAPETLVPHMKITHSMVLNEVTQGGDARRRVDELIDDSAQTPDQKEHLHERADEIFQTLFDTKVIETEERDDGGLDYFLDVDMPDDFALDQPLSPFLLAALELLDPESDMYALDVISMVEATLEDPKQVLRAQERQARDAAMIRMKEDGFEYDERMDRLQEITYPKPLEDMLDAAFDQYRHDVPWANDYWLSPKSVVRDMVETASDFTGYISRYNIARSEGTLLRYLSDAYRALARTVPDDKLDDQLRDVISWLRVVVRSIDSSLVDEWENAGASDDASQAAASLAAPGAKAAVVEDRRGLTVLIRNALFHRVQLMDLDKPEALGALDKEWGYGVHEWEDALDDFYDEHEYVNTDAKARSAELFMLDEKHENDEHSWHVRQIIDDSDGDHDWAITGTIDLDATQSSGEVVFFDYAVTND; encoded by the coding sequence ATGGCAGATACAGAACATTATGGTTCGCTGGGGGCGCTGGCGCCCGCGTGGGACGAGGGCGAGCGCAACATCGACACGGACGAGATCTACGAGCGGTTCTTCGGCTGGGTGGCCGACGTCAAGGGTGTCGAGCCGTGGCCTCATCAGGAAGAGGCCATCATGGACCTGCTGGCAGGCGACCATGTGATCCTCAACACGCCGACCGGCTCCGGCAAGTCGCTGGTGGCGCTTGGCATGCACTTCGCCGCGCTGTGCACCGGGCGGCGCTCCTATTACACCGCGCCGATCAAGGCGCTGGTCTCGGAGAAGTTCTTCGATCTGGTCGAGGTGTTCGGCCGCGACAACGTCGGCATGCTCACCGGAGACACGCATATCAACGCCGATGCGCCGATCATCTGCTGCACGGCCGAGATCCTCGCCAACCAGGCGCTGCGCGAGGGGCGTCGCGCGGACGTCGGCTGCGTGGCCATGGACGAGTTCCACTATTACGGCGACTCGGAGCGCGGCTGGGCGTGGCAGGTGCCGCTGCTGACGCTGCCGGACACGCAGTTCCTGCTGATGAGCGCCACACTCGGCAACGTCGACGCGATCGCCGACAAGCTGGAGGACATGACCGACACTGACGTGGACGTGATCGCCGACGCGCCGCGCCCGGTGCCGCTCACTTACGAGTACACGCTCGATCCGCTGGAGAAGACCGTCGAACTGGCGTTCCGCAAGGGCGAGACGCCGATCTACGTCGTGCATTTCTCGCAGGATGCGGCGCTCGACACCGCGCAGTCGCTCGCCTCGACCGGCGTGTCCAGCAAGGAGCAGCGACAGGCCATCGCCGAGGCCATCAAGGGTGTGAAGTTCACGACCGCGTTCGGCAAGATACTGCAACGGCTGTTGCGTACCGGCGTCGGCATCCACCATGCCGGCATGCTGCCGCGATATCGTCGTCTCGTCGAGCAGCTTGCGCAGCAGGGGCTGTTGCCGGTCATCTGCGGCACCGATACGCTGGGAGTCGGCATCAACGTGCCGATCCATTCGGTCGTGCTGACCGCGCTGACGAAGTTCGACGGCACCAAGATGCGTCGCCTGCGCGCCCGCGAGTTCCATCAGATCGCCGGCCGCGCCGGCCGCATGGGCTTCGACACGGAGGGACTGGTCGTCGCCGAGGCGCCCGAATACGAGATCGAAAACGCCAAGGCCGTCGTCAAGGCCGGGAACGATCCGAAGAAACTCAAGAAAGTCAAGCGCAAGAAGGCGCCGGAAGGGTTCGTCACGTGGAACCAGAGCACGTTCGACAAGTTGATTGACGCCGCGCCGGAAACACTCGTCCCGCACATGAAGATCACTCATTCGATGGTGCTCAACGAGGTCACGCAGGGCGGTGACGCGCGCCGGCGCGTCGACGAGCTGATCGACGACTCCGCGCAGACGCCGGACCAGAAGGAGCATCTGCATGAACGTGCCGACGAGATATTCCAGACCCTGTTCGACACGAAGGTGATCGAGACCGAAGAGCGCGACGACGGTGGGCTTGACTACTTCCTCGACGTGGACATGCCCGACGATTTCGCGCTCGACCAGCCGCTCAGCCCGTTCCTGCTCGCCGCGCTGGAACTGCTCGACCCTGAATCCGACATGTACGCGCTTGACGTGATTTCCATGGTCGAGGCCACACTCGAAGACCCCAAGCAGGTGCTGCGCGCGCAGGAGCGGCAGGCGCGCGACGCCGCGATGATCCGGATGAAGGAAGACGGGTTCGAATACGACGAGCGCATGGACAGGCTGCAGGAGATCACCTATCCCAAGCCGCTGGAGGACATGCTTGACGCGGCGTTCGATCAGTACCGGCACGACGTGCCGTGGGCGAACGACTACTGGCTGAGCCCCAAATCCGTGGTACGCGACATGGTCGAGACCGCCTCCGACTTCACCGGATACATCTCGCGGTACAACATCGCCCGCTCGGAGGGCACGCTGTTGCGCTACCTGTCCGACGCCTACCGGGCGCTCGCCCGCACCGTACCGGACGACAAGCTCGACGATCAGCTGCGCGACGTGATCTCATGGCTGCGCGTGGTCGTGCGTTCGATCGACTCCAGTCTGGTGGATGAATGGGAGAACGCCGGCGCGTCCGATGATGCCTCGCAGGCGGCCGCCAGTCTGGCCGCGCCGGGCGCGAAGGCCGCGGTGGTGGAGGACCGGCGCGGGCTCACCGTGCTGATCCGCAACGCGCTGTTCCACCGCGTGCAGCTCATGGACCTTGACAAGCCCGAGGCGCTCGGCGCTCTCGACAAGGAGTGGGGCTACGGCGTGCATGAGTGGGAGGACGCGCTCGACGACTTCTACGACGAACACGAGTACGTGAACACCGACGCCAAGGCGCGTTCGGCCGAGCTGTTCATGCTCGACGAGAAGCACGAGAACGATGAGCACAGCTGGCATGTGCGCCAGATCATCGACGACTCCGACGGCGACCACGACTGGGCCATCACCGGCACCATCGACCTGGACGCGACGCAATCCAGCGGCGAAGTCGTCTTCTTCGACTACGCCGTCACCAACGACTGA
- a CDS encoding replication-associated recombination protein A has translation MTENDLFGAADVPDDMTRPLAVRMRPRTVDEVLGQSHVLGKGSPLRRLANPSSKGSLTAPSSIIMFGPPGVGKTTLATIVARQSGRAFEELSAVTSGVKDVRDVLARARRRLVGDGTETVLFIDEVHRFSKSQQDALLPAVENRDVTFIGATTENPSFSVIKPLLSRSVVVKLESLEPSDLVTLIARAVEDKRGLNGEVKIDNAAVNEIIRMAGGDARKTLTILEAAAGAVTGDKARRKGARRPTITPDVVSQVMDAATVRYDKDGDDHYDVISAFIKSMRGSDPDAAIHYLARMLRAGEDPRFIARRIMIAASEEVGMAAPQILQVTVAAAQAVAMIGMPEARIILAEATIAVATAPKSNASYNAINQALADVDAGLIGQVPLYLRNAPTALMKSWGNHDGYRYAHDWPGAVAPQEYLPEELRGREYYHPNDRGYEHEVSQRLDKVRSILHSETAPDGYTESKEQNG, from the coding sequence ATGACTGAGAATGATCTGTTCGGGGCGGCGGATGTGCCCGACGATATGACGCGACCGTTGGCCGTGCGCATGCGGCCTCGGACGGTCGACGAGGTGTTGGGGCAGTCCCATGTGCTGGGGAAGGGCTCCCCATTGCGGCGTCTGGCGAATCCCTCGTCCAAGGGGTCGCTGACCGCGCCGAGCTCCATCATCATGTTCGGACCTCCCGGCGTGGGCAAGACCACGCTGGCGACCATCGTCGCCCGTCAGTCGGGGCGCGCGTTCGAGGAGCTGTCGGCGGTGACATCGGGGGTGAAGGACGTGCGTGACGTGCTCGCCCGCGCGCGGCGCAGACTCGTCGGCGACGGCACGGAGACCGTCCTGTTCATCGACGAGGTGCATCGTTTCTCCAAATCGCAGCAGGACGCGCTGCTGCCCGCCGTCGAGAACCGTGACGTCACCTTCATCGGCGCGACCACCGAGAATCCGAGCTTCTCCGTCATCAAACCATTGCTGTCACGTTCCGTCGTCGTCAAACTCGAATCGTTGGAACCGTCCGATCTCGTCACGCTCATCGCACGCGCGGTGGAAGACAAGCGCGGATTGAACGGCGAAGTCAAAATCGACAATGCGGCGGTCAACGAGATCATCCGCATGGCCGGCGGTGACGCCCGCAAGACGCTGACGATCCTCGAAGCCGCTGCAGGTGCCGTCACCGGAGACAAGGCCCGCAGAAAAGGCGCGCGGCGTCCGACCATCACGCCGGATGTGGTCTCGCAGGTCATGGACGCCGCCACCGTGCGCTACGACAAGGACGGCGACGACCATTACGACGTCATCTCCGCATTCATCAAATCGATGCGCGGCTCCGACCCGGATGCCGCGATACACTACCTCGCACGCATGCTGCGAGCGGGCGAGGATCCGCGGTTCATCGCCCGTCGCATCATGATCGCCGCCAGCGAGGAGGTCGGCATGGCCGCGCCGCAGATACTGCAGGTCACCGTCGCCGCCGCACAGGCCGTCGCGATGATCGGCATGCCCGAAGCGCGCATCATCCTCGCCGAGGCGACCATCGCCGTCGCCACCGCACCCAAATCGAACGCCAGCTACAACGCCATCAACCAGGCGCTCGCCGACGTGGACGCCGGGCTCATCGGCCAGGTGCCGCTATACCTGCGCAACGCGCCGACCGCGTTGATGAAAAGCTGGGGCAACCATGACGGCTATCGGTACGCGCACGACTGGCCGGGTGCCGTCGCGCCGCAGGAATACCTGCCCGAGGAGCTGCGCGGCCGCGAGTACTATCATCCCAACGACCGCGGATACGAGCACGAGGTCAGCCAGCGCTTGGACAAAGTCCGCTCCATCCTGCACAGTGAAACCGCGCCGGACGGCTATACCGAGTCCAAAGAGCAGAACGGATAA
- a CDS encoding MDR family MFS transporter codes for MTSTSQERIPKRLIGAIVAVGSLAFIGILTETVMTVLFPELMTEFGVNTATVQWITTVYLLVVAATMPLSSFLNRRFRLKSLFIAAVVLAVTGSAIMIVGHTFPVILLARVIQGIGSGVATPLMMNIILEQSPRSKVGRLMGVGSLVITVAPAIGPTVGGAVSSVLPWRAIFVIAIPIVLLVSLPLGLHCIEQKRPTEDARLNPVQFVAIVLALSGMILALNQMGVAVSAAVNGSSATRPVIITVVSLVVGVGSLVFFGWSSSRSFSPLIRLGWLRDRVVQLHLLAYLILPIVGIGFGYVITNLAQMSLGTSAFHAGVLVLPGALVGAFFAPVGGMLYDKFGPTKPILSAISVATFGPILLLAFSMRLTPALLAGFYFIFGLCYALGFSNIMTSALSGIDHAFMPDGNAVFNTALQFGGAVGTALFSMILGVAQAGAGSAEKGSAAFRHATAVGGTWMFATMTVICLIAICSLACAFRIRASRTAAER; via the coding sequence ATGACCTCAACCTCGCAGGAGCGCATCCCCAAGCGTCTGATCGGCGCCATCGTCGCCGTGGGCTCGCTGGCATTCATCGGCATCCTCACCGAAACGGTGATGACCGTGCTGTTCCCGGAACTCATGACCGAATTCGGCGTGAACACCGCCACCGTGCAATGGATCACCACCGTGTATCTGCTGGTGGTCGCGGCCACGATGCCGCTGTCGTCGTTCCTGAACCGCCGCTTCCGGCTGAAGTCCCTGTTCATCGCGGCTGTGGTCCTCGCCGTGACCGGTTCGGCGATCATGATCGTCGGCCACACCTTCCCGGTCATCCTGCTCGCCCGCGTGATCCAAGGCATCGGCTCGGGCGTGGCGACGCCGCTGATGATGAACATCATCCTCGAACAGTCGCCCCGCAGCAAGGTCGGCCGCCTCATGGGCGTAGGTTCGCTGGTGATCACGGTCGCCCCGGCCATCGGCCCCACCGTCGGCGGCGCAGTGTCGAGTGTTTTGCCGTGGCGTGCCATCTTCGTCATCGCCATTCCGATCGTGCTGTTGGTCTCCCTGCCGCTCGGACTGCACTGCATCGAGCAGAAACGCCCCACCGAGGACGCGCGGCTCAACCCAGTGCAGTTCGTGGCGATAGTGCTCGCCCTGAGCGGCATGATCTTGGCGCTCAACCAGATGGGCGTCGCGGTCAGCGCTGCGGTCAACGGCTCTTCGGCGACACGTCCCGTCATCATCACCGTCGTGAGCCTGGTCGTCGGTGTGGGCTCCCTGGTGTTCTTCGGCTGGTCATCCAGCCGCTCGTTCTCGCCGCTGATTCGTCTGGGGTGGCTACGAGACCGTGTCGTCCAGCTTCATCTACTCGCGTACCTGATTCTGCCGATCGTCGGCATCGGATTCGGATACGTCATCACCAATCTGGCCCAGATGTCGCTTGGCACCAGCGCGTTCCACGCCGGCGTCCTCGTGCTGCCGGGCGCTCTGGTCGGTGCGTTCTTCGCGCCCGTCGGAGGCATGCTGTACGACAAATTCGGCCCGACGAAGCCGATTCTTTCGGCGATTTCGGTGGCCACGTTCGGACCGATCCTGCTGCTGGCATTCTCCATGCGGTTGACGCCTGCGCTGCTCGCCGGCTTCTACTTCATTTTCGGGCTGTGCTATGCGCTGGGATTCTCCAACATCATGACCAGTGCGCTGAGCGGCATCGACCACGCGTTCATGCCGGATGGCAATGCCGTGTTCAATACCGCATTGCAGTTCGGCGGTGCCGTCGGCACCGCACTGTTCTCGATGATTCTCGGCGTGGCTCAGGCGGGCGCCGGCTCGGCCGAAAAGGGGAGTGCCGCGTTCCGTCACGCCACGGCCGTGGGCGGCACGTGGATGTTCGCGACGATGACGGTGATCTGCCTGATCGCGATCTGCTCGCTTGCCTGCGCGTTCCGTATCCGTGCGTCGAGAACGGCTGCCGAGCGCTGA
- a CDS encoding energy-coupling factor transporter ATPase: protein MVPAARLEHVRFSYDNGVTWVLDGIDLTIRSGERLCLVGPNGSGKSTLARLIAGLAAPDGGDMTLLGHHVFDGETASANPSEYRDARHGIGTVFQNPEDQIVTTIVEDDVAFGPENLGVARDDIGGRIDESLQSVDMAGFRHADPTRMSGGQQQRIAIAGMLAMNPRMLVLDEPTAMLDPDARIEVMRILDMLQRRGTTIVLVTHHHDETMHADRVLRIDGGLLTQVEADRDAIAAKQVIARSHADATDAAGSTESAAEEPGGSTAAASPAQPAKSGQPVKPASTKSDASPIPPTGSASDAIAVSGLSYRYDDGDAPVFENLSLRVAEGEIVALMGSNGAGKTTLARLLCALDRPSAGSITVAGLPVSSSKHGKRPRALTRKERAALRRNVGYVMQHPERQLFADTVAEDVAYGPRNQHLSELEVATRVEEALRMLHIEHLADRSPFNLSGGQQRLVAIAGVIACRPRVLIMDEPTASLDESAVSRIHALLGSLKSQGVAVLIITHSIDEAEHCADRIITMGSHNGDGEGDGCGTGDDGDTSVGDATESSTNAGKAGIESIEDGSRNRPSFVASLDPRAKMVTFLTLMFTAFVITRPAQLAMGAVLTACVVAAARLHPLRLLSSVRVFLIVFAVMGLVNMFFARSGETLAHIGPLPITTGGLMVAVLYSCRLALVIILGAVFLATTTPTAMTDAFGSLLLPFRKIGWHTQEVALVMSLALRFLPTLSDETKAIIDAQSARGGTIETGSPATRVKALFAIIVPILVAALRHADNLSLALDARCYEEGIHRTHWRVMRARRRDLMVAAACVAYVVALLAVGWL, encoded by the coding sequence ATGGTTCCCGCCGCACGACTTGAGCATGTGCGATTCAGCTATGACAACGGCGTCACATGGGTGCTTGACGGCATCGACCTGACCATCCGCAGCGGGGAGCGGCTGTGTCTGGTGGGCCCCAACGGCTCCGGCAAATCCACTCTGGCGCGTCTGATCGCCGGTCTCGCCGCCCCGGACGGCGGCGATATGACGCTGCTGGGCCATCATGTCTTCGACGGCGAGACCGCTTCAGCGAATCCGAGCGAATACCGCGATGCCCGGCATGGCATCGGCACGGTGTTCCAGAATCCGGAGGATCAGATCGTCACCACCATCGTCGAGGATGATGTGGCATTCGGCCCGGAAAACCTCGGCGTGGCTCGGGACGACATCGGCGGGCGCATCGACGAATCCCTGCAATCGGTGGATATGGCGGGGTTCCGCCACGCGGATCCGACGCGCATGAGCGGCGGCCAGCAGCAGCGTATCGCCATCGCCGGAATGCTGGCGATGAACCCGCGCATGCTGGTGCTCGACGAACCGACCGCGATGCTGGATCCCGACGCGCGGATCGAGGTGATGCGCATCCTCGACATGCTGCAACGGCGTGGCACGACGATCGTGCTGGTCACGCATCATCATGACGAGACCATGCACGCCGACCGCGTACTTCGCATAGACGGCGGGCTGCTCACGCAGGTCGAAGCCGACAGGGACGCGATTGCGGCGAAGCAAGTGATTGCGCGGAGCCACGCTGACGCGACTGACGCTGCGGGCTCCACGGAGTCGGCAGCTGAGGAGCCCGGAGGTTCCACCGCGGCCGCGTCGCCCGCGCAACCAGCGAAATCCGGACAACCCGTAAAACCGGCGTCTACCAAGTCGGACGCATCACCCATTCCACCTACAGGCTCAGCATCCGACGCCATCGCAGTATCCGGCCTGTCATATCGTTATGACGATGGCGACGCCCCGGTTTTCGAGAATCTTTCTCTGCGCGTCGCCGAAGGCGAAATCGTGGCGCTGATGGGTTCCAACGGCGCCGGCAAGACCACGCTCGCACGTCTGCTGTGCGCCTTGGACCGCCCGTCCGCCGGATCGATCACCGTGGCCGGATTGCCGGTCTCGTCGTCGAAACACGGGAAACGGCCTCGCGCACTCACCCGAAAAGAACGCGCGGCCCTGCGGCGCAACGTCGGCTATGTCATGCAGCATCCGGAGCGTCAGCTGTTCGCTGACACCGTCGCCGAGGATGTGGCGTACGGCCCACGCAACCAGCATCTGAGCGAGTTGGAGGTGGCCACCCGCGTAGAGGAGGCGCTGCGGATGCTGCATATCGAGCATCTCGCCGACCGTTCTCCGTTCAACCTGTCGGGCGGGCAGCAGCGGCTCGTCGCCATCGCGGGCGTCATCGCATGCCGCCCTCGTGTGCTCATCATGGACGAGCCGACCGCCAGTCTGGACGAATCGGCGGTCTCCCGCATCCACGCGCTGCTGGGTTCCCTGAAAAGTCAGGGCGTGGCGGTGCTCATCATCACGCATTCCATCGACGAGGCCGAGCACTGCGCGGACCGCATCATCACCATGGGATCGCATAATGGCGACGGCGAAGGCGATGGTTGCGGTACCGGAGACGACGGAGACACCAGCGTCGGCGACGCCACCGAGTCTTCCACGAACGCCGGCAAAGCCGGCATCGAGTCCATTGAAGACGGATCCAGGAACCGTCCGTCATTCGTAGCGTCCCTGGATCCGCGCGCGAAGATGGTAACGTTCCTGACGTTGATGTTCACCGCATTCGTCATCACCAGGCCGGCGCAGCTGGCGATGGGCGCCGTCCTGACCGCATGCGTCGTGGCGGCCGCCCGGCTGCATCCGCTGCGTTTGCTGTCTTCCGTGCGCGTGTTCCTGATCGTATTCGCGGTGATGGGCCTGGTGAACATGTTCTTCGCCCGCTCCGGCGAGACGCTTGCGCATATCGGCCCGCTGCCGATCACCACCGGCGGGCTCATGGTCGCGGTGCTGTATTCGTGCCGTCTCGCGCTGGTGATCATCCTGGGTGCCGTGTTCCTTGCGACGACGACCCCCACCGCGATGACGGATGCGTTCGGCTCCCTGCTGTTGCCGTTCAGAAAGATCGGCTGGCACACGCAGGAAGTGGCTCTGGTGATGAGTCTTGCGCTGCGGTTCCTGCCGACGCTCAGCGACGAGACCAAGGCGATCATCGACGCGCAATCGGCCCGCGGCGGCACGATCGAGACCGGTTCGCCGGCCACTCGTGTCAAAGCGCTGTTCGCCATCATCGTGCCGATCCTTGTGGCGGCGCTGCGTCACGCGGATAATCTCAGTCTGGCGCTTGACGCGCGCTGCTACGAGGAAGGCATCCACCGCACCCATTGGAGAGTGATGCGCGCGCGCCGACGCGATCTAATGGTCGCAGCCGCGTGCGTCGCCTACGTCGTCGCGCTGCTGGCGGTGGGATGGCTCTGA
- a CDS encoding ECF transporter S component encodes MSVSSQPNSADSSNAAKPTRPDLAHSTGVADSGRWSTRRIAMYALFVALAMATSFISFPILPNPAFSFLKYDPSGIVCLIAGFAYGPAAAAIVSVLGFVPHVFMDPWGTLMAVLVALTLSVPAALIYRHVHTRKGAVIGLVVGALLALVAAIAGNLVITPIYTGWPVSEVAAIIVPALLPFNLIKFVIHGVVTFLVYKPISNLLNR; translated from the coding sequence ATGAGTGTATCTTCGCAACCCAATTCAGCCGATTCGTCGAACGCGGCCAAGCCGACGCGCCCGGATTTGGCGCATTCGACCGGCGTCGCCGATTCCGGCCGCTGGTCGACCCGCCGCATCGCCATGTACGCGCTGTTCGTGGCGCTGGCGATGGCGACCAGCTTCATCTCGTTCCCGATCCTGCCGAACCCGGCGTTCTCGTTCCTCAAATACGACCCGTCCGGCATCGTGTGCCTGATCGCCGGCTTCGCGTACGGCCCGGCCGCAGCCGCGATCGTCAGTGTGCTCGGCTTCGTACCGCACGTGTTCATGGACCCGTGGGGCACGCTGATGGCCGTGCTGGTGGCTTTGACGCTGTCGGTGCCGGCGGCGCTCATCTATCGCCACGTGCACACGCGCAAGGGCGCTGTCATCGGTTTGGTCGTCGGTGCCCTGCTGGCCTTGGTCGCGGCCATCGCCGGCAATCTGGTCATCACGCCGATCTACACCGGCTGGCCGGTCTCCGAGGTGGCGGCCATCATCGTTCCCGCACTGCTGCCGTTCAACCTGATCAAGTTCGTGATTCACGGCGTGGTCACGTTCCTGGTGTACAAGCCGATTTCGAACCTGCTGAATCGCTGA
- the ppgK gene encoding polyphosphate--glucose phosphotransferase yields the protein MIDTAQAFGVDIGGSGIKAAPVDLNKGEFAEPRLKILTPSESTPQAIGSVLRKQLEHFEIPETAPVGISFPAPVKPGQKLNWIANLDQSWVGVDITEALSEECGRPVTVVNDADAAGLAEQQFGAAKGQEGLVVVTTLGTGIGTALIYDGVLIPNTELGHIELEGGKGDAERYASSAVRERKELSYKKWAKRLTKYYSLIEKYFSPSLIVIGGGVSRKSDNFVPFIDIDTPIVPAKLRNEAGIIGAAYYASTK from the coding sequence ATGATTGATACCGCTCAAGCGTTTGGCGTGGATATCGGCGGATCCGGTATCAAGGCCGCTCCGGTCGACCTGAACAAGGGGGAGTTCGCCGAGCCCAGGCTGAAGATCCTCACCCCGTCCGAGTCCACCCCGCAGGCGATCGGATCGGTGCTGCGCAAGCAGCTCGAACATTTCGAGATTCCGGAGACGGCTCCGGTCGGCATCTCTTTCCCCGCTCCGGTCAAGCCCGGCCAGAAGCTGAATTGGATCGCCAACCTCGACCAGTCGTGGGTAGGCGTCGACATCACCGAGGCGCTGTCCGAGGAGTGCGGCCGTCCGGTCACGGTCGTCAATGACGCCGATGCCGCCGGCTTGGCGGAACAGCAGTTCGGCGCGGCCAAGGGTCAGGAGGGTCTGGTCGTCGTGACCACGCTCGGTACCGGCATCGGCACGGCGCTGATCTATGACGGCGTGCTCATCCCGAACACCGAGCTCGGCCACATCGAGCTGGAGGGCGGCAAGGGCGACGCCGAGCGCTACGCATCCTCCGCGGTGCGCGAGCGCAAGGAGCTCAGCTACAAGAAGTGGGCCAAGCGTCTGACCAAGTACTACAGCCTGATCGAAAAGTACTTCAGCCCCTCGCTGATCGTCATCGGTGGTGGCGTGAGCCGCAAGAGCGACAACTTCGTGCCGTTTATCGACATCGATACGCCGATCGTCCCCGCGAAGCTGCGCAACGAGGCCGGCATCATCGGTGCCGCCTACTACGCCAGCACCAAGTAG
- a CDS encoding pyridoxal phosphate-dependent aminotransferase: MRFSSRVDLSEPNPIAAAETHCRREGMPLGKLNDSNPTRHGLAPALVPGTYTADPRGPRPAREALASFLTELHRGAEGAGTAPAADPNRLYLLSSTSQAYSWLMKLLCDAGDAVLAPKPGYPLIESIARLECVDTIEYQLRFDGSWYIDVAELRALLDGPQGARIRALVLINPNNPTGSYVKAGEREQLVGLCRERGVAIIADEVFYDYALEPFPGNARLAGEAGALTFALDGFSKMLAAPHAKVGWIQVSGPETDVREAMRRLDVIADDYLPMSDIIASRIPDLLEAAKVQTDLVRGRVQGNLRALHRMLESDPLGVVSVLRAEGGWNVLLRVPGVIDENELVLHMIDAHGVSGQPGYFFDMASNGYLAISLLPEPDEFAHNVRVVLDSVAELLG, encoded by the coding sequence GTGCGTTTTTCTTCCCGAGTAGATCTGAGCGAGCCCAATCCCATAGCCGCAGCCGAGACACATTGCCGGCGCGAAGGCATGCCCCTGGGCAAGCTCAACGATTCCAATCCCACACGTCACGGACTTGCACCGGCACTGGTGCCGGGCACGTACACCGCCGACCCGAGAGGCCCGCGACCCGCACGGGAGGCGCTGGCCTCCTTCCTGACCGAGCTTCACCGGGGCGCCGAAGGTGCCGGCACCGCGCCGGCGGCGGATCCGAATCGCCTCTATCTGCTGAGTTCCACGTCACAGGCGTACTCGTGGCTCATGAAGCTGCTGTGTGACGCGGGCGATGCGGTGCTCGCCCCCAAGCCGGGGTATCCGCTGATCGAATCCATCGCCCGCCTGGAATGCGTCGACACTATCGAATACCAGCTGCGTTTCGACGGGTCATGGTACATCGACGTCGCCGAGTTGCGCGCGCTGCTGGACGGGCCGCAGGGGGCGCGTATACGCGCTTTGGTGCTCATCAACCCCAACAATCCGACCGGGTCCTACGTCAAGGCGGGGGAGCGCGAGCAGCTCGTCGGCCTGTGCCGCGAGCGCGGTGTCGCCATCATCGCCGACGAGGTGTTCTACGATTACGCACTGGAGCCGTTCCCCGGCAATGCACGGCTCGCCGGCGAGGCGGGGGCGCTGACGTTCGCGTTGGATGGGTTCTCGAAGATGCTCGCCGCGCCCCATGCCAAGGTCGGCTGGATTCAGGTGTCGGGCCCTGAGACGGACGTTCGCGAGGCCATGCGTCGGCTGGATGTCATCGCCGACGACTACCTGCCGATGAGCGACATCATCGCCTCCCGCATCCCGGACCTGTTGGAGGCGGCGAAGGTCCAGACCGACCTCGTGCGCGGCCGGGTGCAGGGCAATCTCAGGGCACTGCACCGCATGCTGGAGTCCGACCCGCTCGGCGTCGTCTCCGTGCTGCGGGCCGAGGGCGGCTGGAACGTGCTGCTGCGCGTGCCGGGCGTCATCGATGAGAACGAGCTGGTGCTGCACATGATTGACGCGCATGGCGTCTCCGGCCAGCCCGGCTATTTCTTCGACATGGCCTCGAACGGCTATCTGGCCATATCGCTGCTGCCCGAACCGGACGAATTCGCGCATAACGTGCGCGTCGTGCTGGACTCGGTGGCCGAATTGCTGGGGTGA